In one window of Terriglobia bacterium DNA:
- the lipA gene encoding lipoyl synthase, with product MSNRPDWLKVRIPGGDNYMEVRRILRSHKLNTICEDAMCPNIAECWGKHRTATFMILGDICTRACAFCAVTSGKPTELDLLEPGRVAAAIADLKLKHAVITSVDRDDLRDGGASIFAETVRQIRRLDSNVKVELLTPDFQGSLDSVRTIIDARPDIFSHNVETVRRLYPGIRFKSDYTTSFGLLKSAKEMNPLIFIKTGIMLGLGEEKEEILELLHHAVDAGVDILTIGQYLRPSMKHAEIKKYYHPDEFAELGRIGRTLGIRWVFSGPLVRSSYHAEDVFDQMMAQP from the coding sequence ATGAGCAACCGTCCGGACTGGCTGAAAGTACGAATTCCCGGCGGCGACAATTACATGGAGGTCCGCCGCATCCTCCGCTCGCACAAGCTCAACACCATTTGTGAGGACGCGATGTGTCCGAACATCGCGGAATGCTGGGGCAAGCACCGGACCGCTACTTTCATGATCCTCGGCGATATCTGCACGCGCGCCTGCGCCTTCTGCGCCGTCACCAGCGGAAAACCCACGGAACTCGATTTGTTGGAGCCGGGTAGAGTGGCGGCTGCAATCGCCGATCTCAAACTGAAGCACGCCGTGATCACTTCCGTCGATCGCGATGATCTCCGGGATGGCGGCGCCTCGATCTTCGCCGAAACAGTCCGCCAGATTCGGCGGCTCGACTCCAATGTGAAGGTCGAACTGCTCACGCCGGATTTTCAAGGTTCACTCGATTCCGTGCGAACGATTATCGATGCTCGGCCGGATATTTTCTCCCACAACGTCGAGACGGTGCGCCGGTTGTACCCCGGAATCCGTTTCAAGTCCGATTACACGACGTCGTTTGGATTGTTGAAGTCCGCAAAGGAAATGAATCCGCTGATCTTCATTAAGACCGGCATCATGCTTGGACTCGGCGAGGAGAAAGAGGAAATTCTCGAGCTGTTACACCATGCCGTCGATGCCGGTGTTGATATTCTGACAATCGGGCAATACTTGCGGCCCTCTATGAAGCATGCCGAAATCAAGAAGTATTACCATCCCGATGAATTCGCCGAACTCGGGCGTATTGGGCGCACCCTCGGCATTCGTTGGGTTTTCTCAGGTCCGCTCGTCCGCAGTTCCTATCACGCCGAGGACGTCTTCGATCAAATGATGGCGCAGCCGTAG